The following coding sequences lie in one Myxococcus xanthus genomic window:
- a CDS encoding ABC transporter ATP-binding protein: MSSPANDSKSSASPGVTIRRLLKLARPELLPLAAGTVFLLISSGATLAYPRAIGDLVDQALNARDRYVVDRLALLMLAVFTVQGIAMALRIYLFTNAGERVVSRLRKDLFRALLSQEVGFFDSRRTGELTSRLSSDTTVLQTTVTANVSMMLRYVVTALGGVGLLLYTSVQLTLVMLAVIPPVAIGGVFYGRRVRVISRQAQDALAASGEVAEEDLSGIRTVRSFAAERHEVERYSVAVERSFMLAKKRALQTSVFMGVASIAGYGSIAAVLWYGGRLVVDGGLSVGELTSFLIYTMLVAFSFSGIAELWADFMRASGAAERVFELLDRKPAIGAGGEQLTDLRGHVQFRGVHFAYPSRPDVPVLQGLDLELRPGEVVAVVGPSGAGKSTLASLLSRFYDPQNGEVLLDGHPLTALEPEWLRRNIGMVAQEPQLFSCSIADNIRYGRPGATDAQVEEAARAANAHAYIERFPEGYGTQVGERGVQLSGGQKQRVAIARAVLKDPRLLILDEATSALDAESEHLVKDALERLMKGRTTLIIAHRLSTVANADRVLVLDGGVVIQSGTHASLMSQEGLYRRLVERQFVAA, translated from the coding sequence GTGTCTTCCCCCGCGAACGATTCGAAAAGCAGTGCCTCCCCTGGCGTCACCATACGGCGCCTGCTGAAGCTGGCGCGCCCTGAACTGCTGCCACTGGCCGCGGGCACCGTCTTCCTCCTCATCAGCAGCGGAGCCACGCTGGCCTATCCCCGCGCCATTGGCGACCTGGTGGACCAGGCCCTCAACGCGCGCGACCGGTACGTGGTGGACCGGCTCGCGCTGCTGATGCTCGCCGTGTTCACGGTGCAGGGCATCGCCATGGCGCTGCGCATCTACCTCTTCACCAACGCCGGCGAACGCGTGGTGTCGCGGCTGCGCAAGGACCTCTTCCGCGCCCTGCTGTCCCAGGAGGTGGGTTTCTTCGACTCGCGCCGCACGGGCGAACTCACCAGCCGGCTCTCCTCGGACACCACCGTCCTGCAGACCACCGTCACGGCCAACGTGTCCATGATGCTGCGCTACGTCGTCACGGCCCTGGGCGGTGTGGGCTTGCTGCTCTACACGTCCGTCCAGCTCACGCTGGTGATGCTGGCCGTCATCCCGCCCGTGGCCATTGGCGGCGTGTTCTACGGGCGCCGGGTCCGGGTGATTTCCCGTCAGGCCCAGGACGCGCTCGCCGCCAGCGGCGAAGTGGCTGAAGAAGACTTGTCCGGCATCCGCACCGTGCGCTCCTTCGCCGCGGAGCGGCACGAGGTGGAGCGCTACAGCGTCGCCGTGGAGCGCTCCTTCATGCTGGCGAAGAAGCGCGCGCTCCAGACCTCCGTCTTCATGGGCGTGGCCTCCATCGCGGGATATGGCTCCATCGCCGCGGTGCTCTGGTACGGCGGCCGGCTGGTGGTGGACGGCGGCCTCTCCGTGGGCGAGCTCACCTCGTTCCTCATCTACACCATGCTGGTGGCCTTCTCGTTCAGCGGCATCGCGGAGCTGTGGGCGGACTTCATGCGCGCCAGCGGCGCCGCCGAGCGCGTCTTCGAGCTGCTGGACCGCAAGCCCGCCATCGGCGCTGGCGGCGAGCAGCTGACCGACCTGCGAGGGCACGTGCAGTTCCGCGGCGTGCACTTCGCCTACCCCAGCCGTCCCGACGTGCCGGTGCTCCAGGGCCTGGACCTGGAGCTGCGGCCGGGCGAGGTGGTGGCGGTGGTGGGCCCCTCCGGCGCGGGCAAGTCCACGCTGGCCTCCCTGCTGTCGCGCTTCTACGACCCGCAGAACGGCGAGGTGCTGCTGGACGGCCATCCGCTCACCGCCCTGGAGCCGGAGTGGCTGCGCCGCAACATCGGCATGGTGGCGCAGGAGCCCCAGCTCTTCTCCTGCTCCATCGCGGACAACATCCGCTACGGCCGGCCCGGCGCCACCGACGCCCAGGTGGAGGAAGCCGCCCGCGCCGCCAACGCCCACGCGTACATCGAGCGCTTTCCGGAAGGTTACGGCACCCAGGTGGGCGAGCGAGGCGTACAGCTGTCCGGTGGCCAGAAGCAGCGTGTCGCCATTGCCCGGGCGGTGCTGAAGGACCCTCGCCTGCTCATCCTCGATGAGGCCACCAGCGCCCTGGACGCGGAGAGCGAGCACCTGGTGAAAGATGCGCTGGAGCGCCTGATGAAGGGCCGCACCACGCTCATCATCGCCCACCGCCTGTCCACCGTGGCCAACGCGGACCGGGTGCTGGTGCTCGACGGCGGCGTCGTCATCCAGAGCGGCACCCACGCCTCCCTCATGAGCCAGGAGGGCCTG